One Ictidomys tridecemlineatus isolate mIctTri1 unplaced genomic scaffold, mIctTri1.hap1 Scaffold_58, whole genome shotgun sequence genomic region harbors:
- the LOC144374103 gene encoding biotin--protein ligase-like: MKMGGVLVNSTLMGETFYILIGCGFNVTKNNPTICINDLVTEYNKQYNAALKPLRADYLIARVVTVLETLIHTFQDKGPNGVLPLYYKYWIHSGQQVRLGSAEGPKVSIVGLHDSGFLQVHQEGGEMVTVHPDGNTFDMLWNLILPKRQ; the protein is encoded by the exons ATGAAGATGGGAGGAGTTCTGGTTAACTCAACCCTTATGGGAGAAACATTCTACATACTTATCG GCTGTGGATTCAATGTAACCAAAAATAATCCTACCATCTGCATCAATGATCTTGTCACAGAATACAATAAGCAATACAATGCAGCATTAAAGCCCCTGCGAGCGGATTACCTTATCGCCAGGGTGGTGACGGTGCTGGAGACACTGATCCACACGTTCCAGGACAAAGGGCCCAATGGTGTTCTTCCCCTTTATTACAAATACTGGATACACAG CGGTCAACAAGTTCGCCTGGGAAGTGCCGAGGGGCCGAAGGTGTCCATAGTGGGCCTCCATGACTCTGGGTTCCTGCAGGTTCATCAGGAGGGCGGTGAGATGGTGACTGTGCACCCAGACGGCAACACCTTCGACATGCTGTGGAACCTCATCCTGCCCAAGCGGCAGTAG